In one window of Legionella fallonii LLAP-10 DNA:
- the glmS gene encoding glutamine--fructose-6-phosphate transaminase (isomerizing), translating into MCGIMGAVSERDISKVLLEGLRRLEYRGYDSAGIAVIDYHSRLKRVRMQGKVQNLADAMQETAVAGNLGIAHTRWATHGKPSEQNAHPHLSHGQIALVHNGIIENHDHLRQRLIASGYQFTSETDTEVAAHLIHFHYIQHENLLLAVQTAAAEMHGAFALGVIHQQRPQELVAIRKGSPLVLGLGIGENFIASDALALRAFAQAVIYLEEGDSACLTAHEVKVYNFARSQVERVIHPLNNDAEVASKGPYRHFMLKEIFEQSKVLTDTIEGRINSLEVLRASFGERASHIFPQVKQIHIVACGTSYHAGMIAKYWLESLARLPTQVEIASEYRYRDVVVPEGTLFITVSQSGETADTLAALHKAKTLNYLASLAICNVATSTLVREADCVFLTRAGIEIGVASTKAFSTQLASFLMLAVALCEDERSPTVLKQLQELPACCERVLQMNTEIESLASLFVNKAHALFLGRGVQYPVALEGALKLKEISYIHAEAYPAGELKHGPLALVDKDMPVIAVAPNDELLDKLKSNLHEVSARGGQLFVFVDDGQTWEPSGARLIKVPSCGTWIAPIVYTLPLQLLAYHVAVAKGTDVDQPRNLAKSVTVE; encoded by the coding sequence ATGTGTGGGATTATGGGTGCTGTTTCAGAACGTGATATTAGCAAAGTTTTGCTAGAGGGTCTGCGTCGACTGGAATATAGAGGTTATGATTCGGCTGGTATTGCTGTGATTGATTATCACTCCCGTTTAAAAAGGGTAAGAATGCAAGGGAAAGTACAGAATCTGGCTGATGCGATGCAAGAAACAGCAGTAGCGGGTAATCTTGGTATTGCCCACACTCGTTGGGCAACTCATGGTAAGCCGTCGGAGCAAAATGCTCACCCCCATTTATCCCATGGCCAAATTGCTTTGGTTCATAATGGCATTATTGAAAATCATGATCATTTACGCCAGCGACTTATTGCAAGTGGTTATCAATTTACCTCTGAAACAGATACAGAAGTTGCGGCTCATTTAATCCATTTTCATTACATTCAGCATGAAAATTTATTACTCGCTGTGCAAACTGCAGCAGCCGAGATGCATGGTGCTTTTGCTTTGGGGGTTATTCATCAACAAAGACCTCAGGAGTTAGTTGCCATTCGCAAAGGCAGTCCTTTAGTTCTTGGACTGGGTATAGGGGAAAATTTTATTGCTTCTGATGCGCTCGCATTAAGAGCTTTTGCTCAAGCAGTTATTTATCTAGAAGAAGGCGATAGCGCTTGTCTTACTGCACATGAAGTGAAAGTTTATAATTTTGCTCGTAGCCAAGTTGAGCGAGTGATACATCCATTAAATAACGATGCCGAAGTTGCTAGCAAAGGTCCTTACAGACACTTTATGCTGAAAGAAATATTTGAACAGTCCAAAGTATTAACAGATACCATCGAAGGAAGAATTAATAGTCTAGAGGTATTGAGGGCTAGTTTTGGCGAACGTGCATCCCATATATTTCCACAAGTAAAACAAATTCATATTGTTGCCTGTGGTACTAGCTATCATGCTGGAATGATCGCCAAGTATTGGCTGGAGTCTTTAGCAAGACTTCCTACGCAAGTAGAAATTGCTAGTGAATATCGATATAGAGATGTCGTCGTTCCAGAAGGAACCTTATTTATTACTGTATCTCAGTCAGGTGAAACAGCGGATACCCTGGCTGCTTTACATAAAGCAAAAACCTTGAATTACTTAGCTAGTTTAGCTATTTGTAACGTAGCAACAAGTACCTTAGTTAGAGAGGCTGATTGCGTCTTTCTCACTCGTGCTGGTATAGAGATTGGCGTTGCGTCTACTAAAGCGTTTTCAACACAGTTGGCATCGTTTCTTATGTTGGCAGTTGCCCTTTGTGAGGATGAGCGTTCACCGACGGTATTAAAACAGTTACAAGAACTACCCGCGTGCTGTGAACGTGTGTTACAAATGAATACGGAAATTGAGTCTTTAGCTTCTTTATTTGTTAATAAAGCACATGCCTTATTTTTAGGACGAGGAGTGCAATATCCTGTGGCATTGGAAGGTGCCCTAAAATTAAAGGAAATCTCTTACATCCATGCAGAAGCTTATCCTGCTGGGGAGCTAAAGCATGGTCCTTTAGCTTTAGTCGATAAAGACATGCCGGTTATTGCCGTGGCACCAAATGATGAGCTCCTCGATAAGTTAAAATCTAATTTACATGAGGTCAGTGCGCGCGGCGGTCAATTATTCGTTTTTGTTGACGATGGGCAAACGTGGGAGCCCAGTGGTGCTCGATTAATCAAAGTGCCTTCTTGTGGTACTTGGATTGCCCCCATAGTCTATACGCTTCCTCTGCAGCTTTTAGCTTATCACGTTGCTGTTGCCAAAGGGACTGATGTGGATCAACCACGAAATCTTGCTAAATCGGTGACTGTAGAGTGA
- the plaC gene encoding lysophospholipase/glycerophospholipid:cholesterol acyltransferase PlaC has translation MIDYKRIFRKLSIVLIFIPSFCFASLPVKSMVVFGDSLSDIGNTTHLLKSLRQEENPAFIVAPFKAFVINKMVDFANEYYVPQMVLDAGLNVVTDFFDQELAPYIATLISRIKLVPILPGKPYWNSRFSNGQVWNEYLAQMWSVQKSDEDVYLNKSFGGGWAATYDYQLTVWNLIRHPLGTIKTLIVGKLIPPSLGLTVQAYLMEHSKLDNQAVYFVFSGSNDYINVLLFEDNYNPAIMSNYVDNVVEGLSSAILKLEQAGAKRFVIMGIPHLGETPRFIKTTDRDVLNAAADQHNQRLAARVEEWKKLYPKADFLFIDIQQYLAKALNNPSQYGFSNVADACIDVKFPMFDALARSPFAHNYVLRYAQVLHYKDPQLAFGESNYQICDTPEEYLFWDEVHPSTRAHRHLAFEICSTMKEHGYSVNCEAPDVSS, from the coding sequence ATGATTGATTATAAAAGGATTTTTCGTAAATTGTCTATTGTTTTAATCTTTATCCCGTCATTTTGTTTTGCTTCTCTTCCAGTAAAATCAATGGTTGTTTTTGGTGATAGTCTTTCGGATATAGGGAATACAACTCACCTGCTTAAAAGTTTACGGCAAGAGGAGAATCCTGCTTTTATTGTTGCTCCTTTTAAAGCTTTTGTAATTAATAAGATGGTTGATTTTGCAAATGAATATTATGTTCCGCAGATGGTTCTTGATGCGGGTTTAAATGTAGTAACTGATTTTTTTGATCAAGAATTGGCTCCTTATATTGCTACGTTGATCAGTAGAATTAAATTAGTACCCATACTGCCAGGAAAGCCTTATTGGAATTCAAGATTTTCCAATGGTCAGGTATGGAATGAGTATTTGGCGCAAATGTGGTCCGTCCAAAAAAGCGATGAGGATGTCTACCTTAATAAATCCTTTGGTGGTGGTTGGGCTGCAACTTATGATTATCAATTAACTGTTTGGAATTTGATTCGTCATCCTTTGGGAACGATTAAAACACTCATTGTTGGTAAGCTGATTCCTCCAAGCCTTGGGTTAACCGTACAAGCTTATTTAATGGAGCATAGCAAACTAGATAATCAAGCCGTATATTTCGTGTTTTCAGGAAGTAATGATTATATCAATGTTCTGTTATTCGAGGATAATTACAATCCCGCCATTATGAGTAATTATGTAGATAACGTAGTTGAGGGGCTTAGTTCGGCTATTTTAAAGTTGGAACAGGCTGGAGCGAAACGTTTTGTCATTATGGGGATCCCTCATTTGGGTGAAACGCCACGGTTTATTAAAACCACTGACCGAGACGTATTAAATGCGGCAGCAGATCAACACAATCAACGTCTGGCGGCACGTGTTGAGGAATGGAAAAAGTTGTATCCCAAGGCTGACTTTTTATTTATAGACATACAACAATATTTGGCAAAAGCGCTAAATAATCCCTCGCAATATGGATTTTCTAACGTTGCAGATGCATGTATCGATGTGAAGTTTCCTATGTTTGATGCACTTGCCCGTTCTCCTTTTGCCCATAACTATGTGTTGAGGTACGCACAAGTATTACATTATAAAGACCCGCAATTGGCTTTCGGAGAGAGTAATTATCAAATATGTGATACCCCGGAAGAGTATTTATTCTGGGATGAAGTACATCCAAGTACTCGTGCTCATCGTCATCTAGCATTTGAGATTTGTTCTACTATGAAAGAGCATGGATACTCCGTAAATTGTGAGGCGCCCGATGTTTCTAGCTAG
- the trhO gene encoding oxygen-dependent tRNA uridine(34) hydroxylase TrhO, with protein sequence MKNIVIASFYKFVSLADFEMLREPMLEKMHETNIKGTVILAKEGINGSFAGTREDMDTYYQYLHQDSRLADLRFKETFDEENPFSKAKVKLRKEIVTMGIKEVDPTQLVGTYLSPEEWHDFIQDPEVILIDTRNDYEFDLGTFKNAINPNTENFRNFPEYVQQHLQDKKDNKIAMFCTGGIRCEKSTAYLKELGFHNVYHLKDGILNYIETMPEDKSLWEGDCFVFDDRVAVNNKLERVYPQLPQDYKHDRNLDRTTE encoded by the coding sequence GTGAAAAATATAGTTATTGCTTCTTTTTATAAATTTGTTTCTTTGGCTGATTTTGAAATGCTGCGTGAGCCTATGCTCGAAAAAATGCATGAGACCAATATAAAAGGAACCGTTATCTTAGCTAAAGAAGGGATTAACGGTAGTTTTGCCGGAACACGTGAAGACATGGATACGTACTACCAGTACCTTCATCAAGATTCCAGATTAGCAGATTTACGTTTTAAAGAAACTTTTGACGAAGAAAATCCTTTTTCCAAAGCTAAAGTCAAACTGCGTAAAGAAATAGTGACCATGGGCATAAAAGAAGTAGATCCGACACAATTAGTAGGCACTTATCTTAGCCCAGAAGAATGGCATGACTTTATTCAAGATCCAGAAGTTATTCTGATTGATACACGTAATGACTATGAGTTTGATCTGGGTACGTTCAAAAACGCAATAAATCCCAATACAGAAAATTTCAGAAACTTCCCTGAATATGTGCAACAACATTTACAAGATAAGAAAGATAATAAAATCGCTATGTTCTGCACTGGTGGGATACGTTGTGAAAAATCAACTGCTTATTTAAAAGAACTAGGATTCCATAATGTTTATCATCTGAAAGACGGAATTCTCAACTATATAGAAACCATGCCTGAGGATAAATCACTTTGGGAAGGTGATTGTTTTGTCTTTGATGATAGAGTAGCAGTCAATAACAAACTAGAACGTGTTTACCCTCAGCTTCCTCAAGACTATAAACACGATCGAAATCTTGATCGAACTACTGAATAG
- a CDS encoding alpha/beta fold hydrolase, translated as MRNILLILALLINNAIHAGTIPEFYGSIEKVAVGKATLSYYHFGHGKPLVLVTGHGNSMTMWHPEFLKQLSEHREVIMFDYPGIGESTIDGAYPNSMEQLSLLVLSFIDKLKLDRPDILGFSMGGSLVLYMATQNSSRFDHLIVVGAKAGGKQTILPQRRYFDMLSDPHVLPSVAIKTLLFPSKARKQADDYLNILNQFPPQKMNNAALKAQAQAVEAENTGEGIWRHLIFIKNKVLVLNGTHDVLTPVENAVMITDAIPGAWLIQLRDTGHGVLFQEPEYSAKIIDLFLRS; from the coding sequence ATGAGGAATATATTATTGATCTTAGCGTTGCTAATAAATAACGCTATTCATGCAGGCACCATTCCTGAATTCTATGGCTCAATAGAAAAAGTTGCTGTGGGCAAGGCAACACTATCTTATTATCATTTTGGTCATGGTAAACCCTTAGTTTTAGTCACGGGACACGGTAATAGTATGACCATGTGGCATCCTGAGTTTCTAAAACAATTAAGTGAGCATAGAGAAGTGATTATGTTTGATTATCCTGGAATAGGAGAGTCAACTATTGACGGGGCGTATCCCAACAGCATGGAGCAGTTATCCTTATTAGTTCTATCCTTCATTGATAAGCTTAAGCTAGATAGACCCGATATACTGGGTTTTTCCATGGGCGGAAGTTTAGTGCTGTATATGGCTACTCAAAATAGTAGTCGTTTTGATCATCTTATTGTTGTTGGAGCAAAAGCAGGAGGCAAGCAAACCATTTTGCCGCAACGAAGATATTTCGACATGCTAAGTGATCCTCATGTTCTTCCCTCCGTTGCAATAAAGACGCTGCTATTTCCTAGCAAAGCGAGGAAGCAAGCTGATGATTATCTCAATATTCTCAATCAGTTTCCCCCTCAAAAAATGAATAATGCTGCGCTAAAAGCCCAGGCTCAAGCGGTTGAGGCTGAAAATACAGGTGAGGGTATTTGGAGACATCTCATCTTTATTAAAAATAAAGTTTTGGTTCTCAACGGAACTCATGATGTATTAACCCCAGTGGAAAATGCGGTGATGATTACAGATGCAATTCCTGGTGCTTGGCTTATTCAACTTAGAGATACAGGGCATGGGGTATTGTTTCAGGAACCTGAATATTCTGCGAAGATTATTGATTTATTTTTGCGCTCTTAG
- the smpB gene encoding SsrA-binding protein SmpB — protein MTAKKQSDSSIALNRKAGFDYFIEEQYEAGIALEGWEVKSLRAGKINLSDAHVIIKYGEAFLLGAQIQPLSTASTHTIPDPTRTRKLLLNKKELNHLIGSVERQGYTIVPLSLYWKKNKIKLKIALAKGKKEHDKRDTIKDREWQRDRSRIMKKIN, from the coding sequence ATGACTGCCAAAAAGCAATCGGATTCTAGTATTGCGCTTAATAGAAAAGCCGGTTTTGATTATTTCATTGAAGAACAGTATGAAGCAGGGATAGCTCTTGAAGGCTGGGAAGTCAAAAGTTTACGTGCAGGGAAAATCAATCTTTCGGATGCACATGTGATTATCAAATATGGAGAAGCCTTTTTATTAGGCGCTCAAATCCAGCCGTTATCCACAGCATCAACGCATACCATACCCGATCCAACACGCACCCGAAAATTATTACTCAATAAAAAGGAATTAAATCACTTGATAGGTAGTGTAGAACGTCAAGGCTATACTATTGTTCCGCTCTCCTTATACTGGAAAAAAAATAAAATTAAATTGAAGATTGCTCTGGCTAAAGGTAAAAAAGAACATGACAAACGGGATACGATTAAAGACAGAGAGTGGCAAAGAGACCGCTCCCGTATCATGAAAAAAATCAATTAA
- a CDS encoding peroxiredoxin: MNINDVVPNFEFKATNNLNAHLNDYKGQTVVLYFYPKDATPGCTTEGQDFRDAYSQFQALNAHIFGISRDSLKSHENFKAKQNFPFELISDSEEHLCQLFDVIKMKSMYGKQVRGIERSTFIIDPNGVLKHEWRKVSVKGHVEEVLNTLKPLS; encoded by the coding sequence ATGAATATAAATGACGTGGTGCCTAATTTTGAATTTAAAGCGACTAATAACCTGAACGCTCATCTTAACGACTATAAAGGCCAAACCGTAGTTCTTTATTTTTACCCCAAGGATGCAACTCCTGGCTGTACCACAGAAGGACAAGACTTCAGAGATGCCTATTCTCAATTCCAGGCCTTAAACGCTCACATCTTCGGCATTTCACGCGACAGTCTAAAATCACATGAAAATTTTAAGGCAAAACAAAATTTTCCTTTCGAATTAATCAGTGATAGTGAAGAGCATTTATGCCAATTATTCGATGTCATTAAAATGAAATCCATGTATGGCAAGCAGGTACGTGGCATTGAACGCAGTACGTTCATCATCGACCCTAACGGGGTTTTAAAACATGAATGGCGCAAAGTTAGTGTGAAAGGGCATGTAGAAGAAGTGCTTAATACATTAAAGCCATTGTCTTAG
- a CDS encoding MFS transporter, whose amino-acid sequence MYNRNIQLMIVVATCILTLVSTDILLPSLPQIAQHFSISSNDAKMIISIFLIGQFATVLFWGIIADLIGRKKTLFLGMLIFFIGSMLSLTATSIQSLLLCRFLQGAGGIVVPVAGWALVQDLFPKDEGARIMTLVGTLTAIMPLFAPAIGGKIDVLYGWHANLYCIAVFSAVLCFIMLFSLQQNTSKEMNSLSFKDRISIYGHILKNKTFISYIALFGLLNCGEWCFLTMAPFYYAHKQISPDYMGLLLMITAAGFVFGSLLASYLFKRLGVDKTINIAIQLALTSSLMLLCGEYLQWNYYPLFNAIILGIYILSSALLWGGSTSRALQCFDDYRGSASAVRSLILLCFAALGTFSGRLVSHESIYHVGFFLFSMALCALIVFHNKELKAERLAEDIVF is encoded by the coding sequence ATGTATAACCGCAATATCCAACTAATGATTGTCGTAGCCACCTGCATACTAACTCTAGTGTCTACTGATATTTTACTACCCAGCCTACCGCAAATTGCTCAACATTTTTCTATCTCTTCAAATGATGCCAAAATGATTATTTCCATTTTTCTCATTGGACAATTTGCAACAGTATTGTTCTGGGGAATTATTGCAGATCTCATTGGAAGGAAAAAAACCTTATTCCTAGGAATGCTTATTTTTTTTATAGGCTCCATGCTCAGCTTGACTGCAACTTCAATTCAATCCCTTTTACTATGCCGCTTTTTGCAAGGAGCCGGAGGCATTGTTGTTCCAGTAGCAGGCTGGGCTTTGGTGCAAGATCTATTCCCTAAGGATGAGGGAGCACGCATTATGACATTGGTTGGAACCCTCACAGCGATAATGCCTCTTTTTGCCCCTGCAATTGGCGGGAAAATAGACGTCCTCTATGGTTGGCATGCTAATTTATATTGCATTGCCGTATTTTCTGCAGTCCTATGCTTCATCATGTTATTTTCACTACAACAAAACACATCTAAAGAAATGAACTCACTGTCTTTTAAAGATAGAATCAGTATCTATGGCCACATTTTAAAAAATAAAACGTTCATCTCCTATATAGCCTTATTCGGTCTATTAAATTGCGGAGAGTGGTGTTTTCTTACCATGGCCCCATTTTATTATGCCCATAAACAGATCTCACCTGATTATATGGGACTTTTGTTAATGATCACCGCAGCCGGTTTTGTATTTGGCTCTTTATTAGCATCCTATTTATTTAAACGCCTTGGCGTTGATAAAACGATCAATATTGCTATTCAATTAGCATTAACCAGTAGCCTAATGCTTCTATGTGGCGAATACCTGCAGTGGAATTATTATCCACTATTCAATGCAATTATTCTGGGGATTTACATACTGAGCTCAGCGCTTCTTTGGGGAGGATCGACCTCTAGAGCCTTACAATGTTTTGACGATTATAGAGGTTCTGCATCAGCTGTTCGTAGTCTTATCTTACTTTGTTTTGCTGCTCTAGGTACTTTTTCTGGCCGCTTAGTTAGTCATGAAAGTATTTACCATGTTGGTTTCTTTCTATTTTCTATGGCTTTATGTGCATTGATTGTCTTTCACAATAAAGAATTAAAAGCCGAACGCCTCGCTGAAGATATAGTCTTTTAA
- a CDS encoding PhoH family protein, whose product MDTSKTGHKLFVLDTNILMHDPTAIYHFDEHDIYIPMVVLEELDSHKTGTSEVARNVRQTNRMLVELMSNASHEQIVNGLPIPSFVNSHKQNSSGKLFFQTDEFAQVVPSSLPGHKVDNTILATALGLQKKFTGKKQVIIISKDINLRIKAGILGIPAEDYYNDQVLDDVNLLHRGLHILDNNFWDTHAQGMDSWQESGKTFYRVSGPLVSQWNPNDGISTEDNSFQALVKKLDGNNAIVQIVRDYTQPKHSVWGINARNREQNFSLNLLLDPDIDFVTLQGSAGTGKTLLTIAAGLTQVLDQNRYNEILMTRVTIPVGEDIGFLPGTEEEKMTPWMGALMDNLEVLHGSQVGGSFGRGATQDLLQNKIKIRSLNFMRGRTFLNRYIIIDEAQNLTSKQIKTLVTRAGPGSKIICLGDIKQIDTPYLTETTSGLTFAVDRFKHWEHSAHMTLTRGERSRLAFYAAEHL is encoded by the coding sequence ATGGATACTAGCAAAACTGGGCATAAGCTGTTCGTGCTTGATACTAATATTTTAATGCACGATCCAACTGCTATCTATCATTTCGATGAACACGATATTTATATACCCATGGTGGTATTAGAAGAGTTAGACAGTCATAAAACGGGAACCTCAGAAGTTGCCCGCAACGTAAGACAAACAAACCGTATGTTAGTAGAGTTAATGAGCAATGCATCTCATGAACAGATAGTTAATGGATTGCCTATTCCTAGTTTTGTTAATTCTCATAAGCAAAATAGCAGTGGTAAGCTTTTTTTTCAAACTGATGAATTTGCACAGGTCGTTCCTTCTTCTCTTCCTGGGCATAAAGTAGACAACACTATTCTTGCCACAGCCTTAGGATTACAAAAAAAATTCACGGGCAAAAAGCAAGTCATTATCATTTCTAAAGACATTAATTTGCGTATCAAAGCCGGAATATTGGGTATTCCCGCAGAGGACTACTACAATGATCAGGTGTTAGATGATGTTAATCTTCTCCATCGTGGATTACATATACTAGATAACAATTTTTGGGACACTCATGCTCAAGGTATGGATTCTTGGCAAGAAAGCGGTAAAACCTTTTATCGTGTTTCAGGACCATTAGTATCACAATGGAATCCCAATGATGGTATTAGTACAGAAGATAATTCATTCCAAGCCTTAGTCAAAAAATTAGATGGCAACAATGCCATCGTGCAAATTGTTCGCGATTATACTCAACCTAAACATTCAGTTTGGGGTATCAATGCAAGAAATAGAGAACAAAATTTTTCTTTAAATTTGCTGCTTGATCCAGACATTGATTTCGTGACCTTACAAGGTTCGGCTGGTACAGGTAAAACATTACTCACCATCGCTGCAGGTTTAACGCAGGTGCTCGATCAAAACCGCTATAATGAAATTCTAATGACGCGCGTTACCATTCCTGTAGGGGAAGATATTGGTTTTTTACCAGGCACAGAAGAAGAAAAAATGACGCCATGGATGGGCGCATTAATGGATAATCTAGAAGTACTACATGGCTCACAAGTCGGCGGTAGCTTTGGCCGGGGAGCAACTCAAGATCTGTTACAAAATAAAATTAAAATTCGTTCATTAAATTTTATGCGAGGGCGTACTTTTCTAAATCGCTACATCATTATCGATGAAGCACAAAATCTAACCTCCAAACAAATTAAAACCTTAGTCACTCGTGCTGGTCCAGGCAGTAAAATTATTTGTCTCGGCGATATCAAACAAATCGATACTCCCTATTTGACAGAAACCACCTCTGGTTTAACCTTTGCAGTAGATAGATTTAAGCATTGGGAGCATAGTGCGCACATGACTTTAACGCGTGGAGAACGATCAAGACTTGCATTTTATGCTGCTGAGCATTTATAG
- a CDS encoding guanosine monophosphate reductase has protein sequence MTDQAITFDDVLLVPSYNHHESRRVVETISTDRLGKLSLNLPVISSNMDTITESGMANFMHSKGAMGALHRFMTIEENIAEFKKCKGNVFVSVGCTTAELQRAEALRDAGADYFCVDVAHAHAKYVGKTLKSLRHLLADRCIMAGNVATYAGADYLASCGADIIKAGIGGGSVCSTRIKTGFGVPMLTCIQDCSRSDRSIVADGGIKTPGDIVKALAFGADFVMIGGMLAGTAPTPGEAIQKEDGSKVKRYRGMASREAQEAFLGEMHEWKTAEGVATEVPFKENTDAIIADIVGGLRSGLTYAGADTISELQRKLNYVVVTQAGRIESLPHKLLER, from the coding sequence ATGACCGATCAAGCCATCACTTTTGATGATGTTCTTCTTGTCCCTTCATATAATCATCATGAATCAAGAAGAGTTGTAGAAACAATCAGCACCGATCGATTAGGCAAACTCAGTCTAAATCTCCCGGTAATCAGTTCCAATATGGATACCATTACCGAAAGTGGCATGGCTAATTTCATGCACAGTAAAGGCGCCATGGGAGCATTACATCGCTTCATGACTATAGAAGAAAACATTGCTGAGTTTAAGAAATGTAAAGGCAATGTCTTTGTTTCTGTTGGTTGTACTACTGCTGAGCTACAAAGAGCAGAAGCCTTGCGTGATGCAGGGGCGGACTATTTCTGCGTTGATGTTGCTCATGCTCATGCAAAATATGTAGGCAAAACTTTAAAAAGCTTACGTCACCTTCTAGCAGACCGCTGTATCATGGCGGGAAATGTCGCAACCTATGCAGGAGCAGACTATCTTGCTTCCTGTGGCGCCGACATTATTAAAGCAGGTATAGGCGGAGGCTCTGTATGCAGTACTCGTATCAAAACGGGTTTTGGAGTTCCTATGCTCACCTGTATTCAAGACTGCTCTCGTTCTGATCGCTCCATAGTCGCTGATGGTGGGATTAAAACTCCAGGGGATATAGTGAAAGCACTCGCTTTTGGGGCAGACTTTGTCATGATAGGTGGAATGCTTGCTGGTACAGCACCAACTCCAGGAGAGGCAATCCAGAAAGAAGATGGCAGTAAAGTAAAACGCTATCGTGGCATGGCCTCTAGAGAAGCGCAAGAAGCCTTTCTTGGTGAGATGCACGAATGGAAAACCGCAGAGGGAGTAGCAACGGAGGTACCCTTCAAAGAAAATACCGATGCTATTATTGCTGACATCGTGGGTGGATTAAGATCAGGTTTGACCTATGCTGGCGCAGACACTATTAGTGAATTACAACGCAAATTAAATTATGTTGTTGTAACACAGGCAGGGCGTATTGAAAGTTTACCACATAAGTTATTAGAACGATAA
- a CDS encoding alpha/beta hydrolase has translation MNYNDFRYMRRGKQLSSLTRDDLPLIKPINERGSGNEKALLLLHGFSSTPAVFRYLLPQIKHYDAIVCPALKGHAESIEAFSLSTANDWRLSAHIACKSLLKEYRKVDVLGLSLGGLLACELSQHFTLNHLFLLAPALKLNMHVNMSLKLAQVLKCLGFHQLRNSAGNLVSNQHAEITYRKLPIVTIIEMLSLAQNYQWIPPTCPTDLFLGTYDEVVASAEVEKLFSSLSNATIHWLKNSAHLLPLDNDVQEIIQCINSYQ, from the coding sequence ATGAATTATAACGATTTTCGCTATATGCGTCGAGGCAAGCAACTTTCTTCGCTAACAAGGGATGATCTTCCACTTATAAAACCAATAAATGAACGAGGCTCTGGTAATGAAAAAGCATTACTCCTACTCCATGGATTTTCTTCTACGCCGGCAGTATTTAGATATCTACTCCCTCAAATAAAGCATTATGACGCAATAGTTTGTCCAGCCTTAAAAGGACATGCTGAGAGTATAGAAGCATTTTCACTATCAACAGCAAACGATTGGCGCCTTAGTGCCCATATTGCTTGCAAGTCTTTATTAAAGGAATACCGCAAAGTGGATGTTCTCGGTCTATCGCTAGGCGGTTTATTAGCTTGTGAACTAAGCCAACATTTTACCCTAAACCATCTTTTCCTTTTGGCTCCCGCTCTTAAGTTAAATATGCATGTCAACATGTCCTTAAAATTAGCTCAAGTGTTAAAATGTTTGGGATTTCACCAATTACGCAACTCTGCAGGTAATCTTGTTTCCAATCAGCATGCAGAAATTACTTATAGAAAACTACCTATTGTAACCATCATTGAAATGCTTTCTTTAGCACAAAATTATCAATGGATACCACCAACCTGCCCAACTGATTTATTTTTAGGAACCTATGATGAAGTTGTTGCCTCTGCAGAAGTAGAAAAACTGTTTTCATCTCTGTCCAATGCAACGATACATTGGTTAAAAAATTCCGCCCATCTCCTTCCCTTAGATAATGATGTTCAAGAAATCATTCAATGCATTAATAGTTATCAGTAA